In one window of Gouania willdenowi chromosome 8, fGouWil2.1, whole genome shotgun sequence DNA:
- the LOC114468344 gene encoding ADP-ribosylation factor-like protein 4D — translation MGNQLTEIAPSSAFLPGFQSLHVVVIGLDSAGKTSLLYRLKLCEFVETIPTKGFNMEWIKVPIGNSKASTSTFQVWDVGGQEKLRPLWKSYTRRTDGLVFVVDAAEAERMEEAKVELHRISRSAENHGVPVLVLANKQDLDKAMSASEVEKVLALHELSSSTLHHTQGCSALDGRGLQPALENLYEMILKRKKVLRHSKKKR, via the exons ATGGGGAACCAGCTGACAGAGATCGCCCCCAGCTCTGCTTTCCTCCCGGGCTTCCAGTCGTTGCATGTCGTGGTGATCGGTTTGGACTCTGCTGGGAAAACCTCGCTGCTCTACAGACTCAAACTGTGCGAGTTTGTGGAGACCATTCCTACCAAAGGGTTCAACATGGAATGGATTAAAGTCCCGATCGGGAACTCCAAAGCCAGCACGAGCACGTTCCAGGTGTGGGATGTCGGAGGTCAGGAGAAGCTGCGGCCGCTGTGGAAGTCCTACACCAGGAGGACGGACGggctggtgtttgtggtggaCGCAGCTGAAGCGGAGCGCATGGAGGAGGCCAAGGTGGAGCTCCACCGCATCAGTCGCTCAGCAGAGAACCACGGCGTGCCCGTGCTGGTGCTGGCAAACAAGCAGGACTTGGACAAAGCCATGTCAGCGTCTGAG GTGGAGAAAGTACTTGCCCTTCATGAACTGAGCTCATCCACGCTGCACCACACACAAGGCTGTTCAGCGCTGGATGGACGGGGCCTACAGCCCGCCCTGGAAAATCTCTACGAAATGATCCTAAAGAGGAAGAAGGTGTTACGACACAGCAAGAAGAAAAGATGA
- the LOC114468343 gene encoding transmembrane protein 106B-like, with product MGLTVKINDDVQGSENLFSEGTQDNDKRPLVEKDDSRRRSSTRPHSSAESVHCSSCQGTGRIPRGQANKLLAVIPCNDQRLKPRHTKLYVAISVAVCAVISTLVLFFLFPRSVLLSPVAVKSSFVYFSEDDVQIHITNVLNITNQNFGVVQADNLTVQALNDDTVVGTVFIRNVTSVRPLSTAVYSFVIPIKLTDAGLIEYCKNSFISVHIVYLHLQISMKVFYLTHYEQLSLETYEYIDCGANTTTPHSVLPPSSA from the exons ATGGGGCTAACTGTTAAGATCAACGATGACGTCCAGGGCTCAGAGAACCTGTTCAGTGAGGGCACGCAGGACAATGACAAGCGGCCTCTCGTTGAGAAGGACGACAGTAGGAGGCGGAGCTCTACCAGGCCACACAGCTCAGCAGAGAGCGTGCATTGTTCCTCCTGCCAGGGCACAGGACGAATACCCAGAG GTCAGGCCAACAAGCTGCTCGCCGTGATCCCGTGTAACGACCAGAGGCTGAAGCCCAGACACAC GAAGTTGTACGTCGCCATCTCTGTTGCTGTGTGTGCTGTGATCAGCACGCTGGTGTTGTTCTTCCTGTTCCCGCGCTCTGTCCTGCTGTCTCCTGTTGCTGTCAAGTCCTCCTTCGTGTATTTCTCTGAAGATGACGTCCAGATCCACATCACT AACGTGTTGAATATCACCAACCAGAATTTTGGAGTGGTACAGGCGGACAACCTGACGGTCCAAGCACTGAACGATGACACGGTGGTGGGAACGGTTTTCATTAGGAACGTCACGTCTGTCAGACCTCTGTCCACTGCAGTG TACTCTTTCGTGATCCCAATCAAGCTGACTGACGCTGGTCTGAT TGAATATTGTAAGAACTCTTTCATCTCTGTGCACATTGTGTATCTCCACCTTCA GATATCCATGAAGGTCTTCTACCTGACCCACTACGAGCAGCTCTCCCTGGAGACGTACGAGTACATCGACTGTGGAGCGAACACCACCACCCCTCACAGTGTGCTACCTCCTTCCTCTGCTTAG